A region from the Pelobates fuscus isolate aPelFus1 chromosome 3, aPelFus1.pri, whole genome shotgun sequence genome encodes:
- the LOC134602471 gene encoding protein kinase C delta type-like isoform X2 has product MMASWRSRKPVAVKIMRKDAIRADIILRERRVLEIARNCPFLCEGLAAFQTKMHTFFVMPYMFGGSLDWYLTIKRSLPTYEAMFYAAEITCGLQFLHKRGIVHRDIKPDNIMLDEEGHARICDFGLVAENITGGVLAQGSTGTTTHMAPEVAAERRYGASCDWWSLGVTLHQMLTGHLPIYIKLPGHRCSCSKQLRFSPHLSKESKDVMSKLLEESPRLRLGVRSNIRLHPFFGAINWRHLEAKAIPPPYKPQRGPAENPLWNVRKKHFSFMEPMKYHTFSGDSWFIPNLSFTSSKLRDYC; this is encoded by the exons ATGATGGCGTCATGGAGGAGCAGAAAACCTGTGGCAGTCAAGATAATGAGGAAAGATGCAATCAGGGCAGACATCATACTCCGGGAGCGACGTGTCCTTGAGATTGCCAGAAACTGCCCCTTCCTGTGCGAGGGTTTAGCCGCCTTTCAGACTAAG ATGCACACCTTCTTTGTCATGCCCTACATGTTTGGTGGCAGCCTGGATTGGTATCTTACGATAAAGCGATCCCTCCCGACCTACGAGGCAAT GTTTTATGCTGCAGAAATAACATGCGGCCTTCAATTCTTACATAAGCGAGGAATCGTTCACCG GGATATTAAGCCGGATAACATCATGCTTGATGAAGAGGGCCATGCCAGAATATGTGATTTTGGACTGGTGGCAGAAAACATCACAGGAGGAGTCCTGGCCCAGGGTAGCACTGGGACTACAACCCACATGGCACCAGAG gtgGCTGCAGAGAGGAGATATGGTGCGTCATGCGACTGGTGGTCACTGGGAGTTACCTTACATCAAATGTTGACCGGACATCTCCCCATTTACATCAAATTACCTGGGCACAGGTGCTCATGCTCCAAGCAGCTGCGCTTCTCTCCCCACCTGAGTAAAGAAAGCAAAGATGTCATGTCTAAA CTTCTAGAGGAAAGCCCCAGACTGAGGCTTGGAGTACGAAGCAACATCAGGCTTCACCCATTTTTTGGAGCTATAAATTGGAGGCATTTGGAAGCCAAGGCCATTCCACCCCCATACAAGCCACAGAGG GGGCCAGCTGAGAACCCCCTTTGGAATGTCCGGAAGAAGCATTTCTCTTTTATGGAGCCCATGAAGTATCACACCTTTTCAGGAGACAGCTGGTTTATACCGAACTTGTCTTTCACAAGCTCCAAATTGAGAGACTATTGCTAG